One segment of Pseudomonadota bacterium DNA contains the following:
- the egtB gene encoding ergothioneine biosynthesis protein EgtB encodes PLSIEDYVVQSMPDASPTLWHLAHTTWFFETFVLKPHCPGYHPWSETFEYLFNSYYNSVGPAFPRPRRGLLTRPTVREVMRYRAYVDEHVLALLERGPPNVASVVELGLQHEQQHQELVLTDLKHLLWCNPLRPAYVDRTDGSLGSVVLEPRWCEAAGGVHAVGHTGAGFAYDNELPRHRCLLQPYRIAGEPVSCAAYMEFIAEDGYDRPEFWLADGWERIKREQWQAPLYWERRGREWWTFTLQGMQPVEPAAPVCHVSYFEADAYARFRGVRLPSEAEWEVVARPLEVCGNFVESRRLRTAAAPRLTVPSVTDPETRRTPRQLYGDVWEWTATPYQPYPGYQPVNGALGEYNGKFMCGQFVLRGGSCVTPSSHVRASYRNYWPPQTRWQFTGIRLAASVAT; translated from the coding sequence CCCCTGTCCATCGAAGACTACGTGGTCCAGTCGATGCCGGACGCGAGCCCCACACTGTGGCACTTGGCACACACGACATGGTTCTTCGAGACCTTCGTGCTCAAGCCTCACTGCCCTGGCTATCACCCATGGTCCGAAACCTTTGAGTACCTTTTCAATTCCTACTACAATTCCGTCGGGCCGGCCTTTCCAAGGCCACGCAGGGGCTTGCTGACGCGGCCAACCGTGCGCGAGGTCATGCGCTATCGCGCCTACGTGGACGAGCACGTGCTCGCACTGCTCGAACGTGGCCCCCCCAACGTGGCGAGCGTGGTGGAACTGGGACTGCAGCACGAACAGCAGCACCAAGAACTCGTCTTGACCGACCTCAAGCACTTGCTTTGGTGCAACCCCTTGCGCCCGGCCTACGTCGACCGAACGGATGGGTCGCTGGGATCGGTCGTGCTCGAGCCACGCTGGTGCGAAGCCGCGGGCGGCGTGCACGCTGTGGGTCACACTGGAGCCGGATTCGCTTACGACAACGAGCTTCCTCGCCACCGCTGCCTGCTGCAGCCCTACAGGATCGCGGGCGAACCGGTGAGCTGCGCAGCATACATGGAGTTCATCGCCGAGGACGGCTACGACCGCCCGGAATTCTGGCTCGCAGACGGCTGGGAGCGCATCAAGCGCGAGCAATGGCAGGCGCCCCTGTACTGGGAGCGCCGTGGCCGCGAATGGTGGACCTTCACCCTCCAAGGCATGCAGCCTGTGGAGCCGGCCGCACCGGTATGCCACGTGAGCTACTTCGAAGCGGATGCCTACGCGCGCTTTCGCGGGGTGCGGCTCCCGTCCGAAGCCGAGTGGGAGGTGGTGGCGCGCCCGCTCGAGGTGTGCGGCAACTTCGTGGAGAGCCGCAGGTTGCGTACCGCGGCGGCCCCGCGTCTAACCGTTCCATCGGTGACCGACCCCGAGACCCGCCGCACGCCCCGGCAGCTGTACGGCGATGTATGGGAGTGGACGGCCACGCCGTATCAGCCCTATCCTGGCTATCAGCCCGTAAACGGTGCGCTGGGCGAGTACAACGGCAAGTTTATGTGCGGCCAGTTCGTGCTGCGCGGGGGCTCGTGCGTGACTCCGAGCTCGCATGTGCGAGCCAGCTACCGCAACTACTGGCCCCCTCAGACTCGCTGGCAGTTCACGGGCATCCGCCTAGCCGCCTCTGTTGCCACGTAG
- a CDS encoding DUF1801 domain-containing protein yields the protein MAKAKLKTQPTRTSVAAFLNGIADDDRRRDCKTIAKLLKDVSGKRPTMWGSAIVGYGKYHYKYDSGREGDFFRIGFSPRKQDITIYIMPGYTNYDHILAKLGKHKKGKSCLYIKRLADVDMKVLERLVRAGWKDMQRRYPE from the coding sequence ATGGCAAAAGCAAAGCTCAAGACGCAGCCGACCCGAACGAGCGTTGCAGCGTTTCTGAACGGGATTGCCGACGACGACCGCCGGCGCGACTGCAAGACGATTGCCAAGCTCTTGAAGGACGTATCGGGCAAGCGGCCAACGATGTGGGGCTCCGCGATCGTCGGCTACGGCAAGTATCACTACAAGTACGACAGCGGCCGCGAGGGCGACTTCTTCCGCATCGGCTTTTCACCACGCAAGCAGGACATCACCATCTACATCATGCCGGGCTACACGAATTACGATCACATCCTCGCGAAGCTTGGCAAGCACAAGAAGGGCAAGTCGTGCCTCTACATCAAGCGCCTTGCCGACGTCGACATGAAGGTGCTCGAGCGTCTGGTGCGAGCCGGCTGGAAGGACATGCAAAGGAGATATCCGGAGTGA
- a CDS encoding YdeI/OmpD-associated family protein, producing the protein MPVEKPKPRYFATPDKLRAWFRDNHKKAGHLWVGYCKKGTGKASVTWPESVDEALCYGWIDGIRKSVDDGRYTIRFTPRRPGSNWSKVNIERVAALEASAHMRAAGRKAFERRHKGGVVGYSYEDAQRAELPAAHRRRLRANEKAWAFFEEQAPWYRRGAVYWITSAKLEATREKRLQTLIDCSAAGKRVPPLTSR; encoded by the coding sequence ATGCCCGTCGAGAAGCCCAAGCCGCGCTACTTCGCGACCCCGGACAAACTGCGAGCGTGGTTTCGCGACAACCACAAAAAGGCCGGGCACCTGTGGGTGGGCTACTGCAAAAAGGGGACCGGCAAAGCGAGCGTCACCTGGCCCGAGTCGGTCGATGAGGCGCTCTGCTACGGCTGGATCGACGGCATCCGCAAGAGCGTGGACGACGGGCGCTACACCATCCGCTTCACCCCGCGCCGGCCCGGCAGCAATTGGAGCAAGGTGAACATCGAGCGTGTGGCGGCGCTCGAGGCATCGGCTCACATGCGTGCCGCGGGTCGCAAAGCGTTCGAGCGCAGACACAAGGGCGGCGTGGTCGGTTACTCCTACGAGGACGCGCAGCGTGCGGAGCTGCCCGCCGCGCACAGGCGCCGCTTGCGCGCCAACGAAAAGGCGTGGGCGTTTTTTGAAGAGCAAGCGCCGTGGTACCGGCGCGGCGCGGTGTACTGGATCACCAGCGCCAAGCTCGAAGCCACACGCGAGAAGCGGCTGCAGACGCTCATTGATTGCTCGGCCGCGGGCAAGAGGGTCCCGCCGCTGACGTCGAGATAG
- a CDS encoding protein kinase, translated as MAQKKLPEKKTQKRPASKRDPRDRSIGGETVTVGGGGALAAARRHHSGPDDQPRRHHSGPDDQLLSPGQKLGRYVILEAVGGGGMGLVYSAYDPDLDRKIAIKVLRTAALDESGPEHGSGPTRLLREAQALAQLSHPNVLPVFDVGVMEGRVFIATEFVQGRTLSFWLRQHKRKWRAVVRVFLAAGAGLEAAHRAGLVHRDFKPQNVLVSDEGSVRVMDFGLARRLDDDASVPPEAGSGEQPAPSSRDTPDVRSVSTRRSASSSDEPSYDSRNPPSHPSTGPLYQHLTQAGTVLGTLPYLAPELEQGGPASEASDQYAFCVSLYEGLYGRRPFQGHRLELSQAKAIEDYAQLPPERARQVPGWLRAIVARGLSADPGKRWPSMATLLEALAQDSRRASESSRRADTGPQTARLIDLALPVMRRLAEQSEQSCHLVVQENQRAVVVAQVDGPRFVGVLVQPGRSFYLHESASGHVIGALKSTDDRALWLRSVKARLSRKRYERFASTLERIRTQGHHVWQSTVIHGVTDLSVPVLDTGGAIAAALTVPCLPKIHTDRVAHKVVVGRVLKLLKGAASEISRALTEAD; from the coding sequence GTGGCTCAGAAGAAGTTGCCTGAGAAGAAGACACAGAAGAGACCGGCTTCGAAGCGTGACCCGCGCGACCGTTCCATCGGCGGCGAAACCGTTACGGTCGGGGGTGGTGGCGCATTGGCCGCCGCGCGCCGCCATCACTCAGGACCGGATGATCAGCCGCGCCGCCATCACTCAGGACCGGATGATCAGCTGCTGAGCCCGGGGCAGAAGCTCGGCCGTTACGTGATTCTCGAGGCGGTGGGCGGTGGCGGCATGGGGCTCGTGTACAGCGCGTACGACCCCGATCTGGATCGCAAGATCGCCATCAAGGTGCTGCGCACCGCGGCCCTGGACGAGTCCGGGCCGGAACACGGATCGGGGCCCACCCGGCTGCTGCGCGAGGCGCAGGCGTTGGCTCAACTGTCTCACCCCAACGTGCTACCCGTTTTTGATGTAGGGGTGATGGAAGGCCGCGTGTTCATCGCCACGGAGTTTGTACAAGGCCGTACGCTCTCGTTTTGGCTTCGGCAGCACAAACGCAAGTGGCGTGCGGTAGTCAGGGTGTTCTTGGCGGCAGGCGCCGGTCTGGAGGCCGCGCATCGCGCAGGCCTCGTTCATCGCGATTTCAAACCGCAAAACGTCCTGGTCTCGGATGAAGGCAGCGTTCGCGTGATGGATTTCGGTCTCGCGCGTCGGCTGGACGACGATGCGAGCGTACCGCCCGAAGCCGGTTCCGGCGAGCAGCCGGCGCCGAGCAGCCGTGACACGCCCGACGTACGCAGCGTCTCGACGAGGCGATCGGCGTCCTCGAGCGACGAGCCATCGTACGACAGCCGCAACCCTCCTTCCCATCCCTCCACGGGCCCGCTGTATCAGCACCTGACCCAGGCTGGCACGGTGCTGGGTACGCTTCCTTATCTGGCGCCGGAGCTCGAGCAAGGTGGTCCGGCGAGCGAGGCTTCGGATCAGTACGCCTTCTGCGTGTCACTCTATGAAGGCCTGTACGGGCGACGGCCCTTTCAGGGTCACAGGCTCGAACTGTCGCAGGCCAAGGCCATCGAAGACTACGCACAGCTACCACCGGAGCGTGCCCGGCAGGTGCCAGGCTGGCTCAGGGCCATCGTGGCGCGGGGCCTCAGTGCCGATCCTGGCAAGCGATGGCCCTCCATGGCCACGCTGCTCGAGGCGCTCGCTCAAGACTCCAGGCGGGCGTCGGAGTCCAGCAGGCGAGCGGACACGGGTCCGCAGACGGCGAGGCTCATCGATTTGGCGCTGCCCGTTATGCGCCGCCTCGCAGAACAGAGCGAGCAGTCATGCCATCTCGTCGTGCAAGAAAACCAGCGGGCCGTCGTGGTGGCCCAGGTGGACGGGCCGCGATTCGTCGGCGTGCTCGTGCAGCCGGGGCGCAGCTTCTATTTGCACGAATCCGCTTCCGGGCACGTCATCGGGGCGCTCAAGTCCACCGATGATCGCGCGCTTTGGCTGCGATCGGTGAAGGCTAGGCTGTCTCGGAAGCGTTACGAGCGCTTCGCCTCGACCCTCGAGCGGATCCGCACACAAGGACATCACGTGTGGCAGAGTACCGTCATTCACGGGGTCACCGACCTTTCCGTTCCAGTGCTGGACACGGGGGGCGCGATCGCGGCGGCGCTAACGGTTCCGTGCCTTCCGAAGATCCACACAGATCGCGTTGCCCACAAGGTGGTGGTTGGGCGTGTGCTCAAGCTCCTCAAAGGGGCGGCGAGCGAGATCTCCCGCGCCCTGACCGAAGCCGACTGA
- a CDS encoding cation-translocating P-type ATPase, which produces MPWHAQSTDALLRELKTGTSGLSHAEAAKRLAQQGPNELEAGPQTSPWSILLRQLQNVLIVVLLIATALSAFLGHTIEAAAITVIVAFAVILGFVQEYRAERAIDALRRMAAPSATALRGGEWMEVPARELVGGDLIALKAGDRVPADARLIQVTNLKTDESALTGESVPVAKQTVALDADLAVADRTNLAYSGSSVTYGRGRALVVATGMSTEFGKIARMLATVELGRTPLQDNLDRVGRSLARAGLGVVAAIVVLGVLRGSAFIEMLVFGVALAVAVVPEALPAVVTISLALGVQRLVKRHALMRRLPAVETLGSTTIICTDKTGTLTKDEMTARKIWVDSELIDVSGTGYDPAGSFVRDGQPFDPSEPLLALLRAGALASDAELVRPAQEPRWTLRGDPTEGALVVAAAKAGLHKPELDARFPREDEIPFTSEAKRMTTLHRAPDGRLACAKGAPEIILSSCRRVASGAAVVPLDDQTRQRILTAAQDMAGQALRVLAVASKPDAEIQSAAQDMTFLGLVGMIDPPRDEVRDALRTCREAGIGVLMITGDHPVTAQAVAREIGLIGNDGGRAVTGPELAEMSDETLEREIESIRVYARVSPVQKLRIVTALQRRGHVVGMTGDGVNDAPALKKADIGVAMGITGTDVTKEAADMSLTDDNFASIVAAVEEGRGVFDNIKKFLGYLLASNIGEIGLVGGTALLGMPLPLTAVQILYVNLATDGLPAIALSVDPPDQDLMRRPPRTKQSSIFTRPLLALMLVAGLWSTAVNMGVFVWALKSGRPVDDAMTLTFVTLVLIQFFKAYNFRSDRHSVMRQPFNNRWLNLAIGWELVLLGLILYLPALHTPFGTFPLSGSDWTLTACASATIVPAVELAKWTIGRVWPEPASVTR; this is translated from the coding sequence ATCCCGTGGCACGCCCAGTCCACCGACGCGCTCCTCAGGGAGCTGAAGACCGGCACCTCCGGGCTTTCGCACGCCGAGGCGGCAAAGCGGCTGGCACAACAGGGACCCAACGAGCTCGAGGCAGGGCCGCAGACGTCGCCGTGGTCCATCCTGCTGAGGCAGCTCCAGAACGTGCTCATCGTTGTTCTTCTGATCGCTACGGCGCTCTCTGCCTTCCTCGGTCACACCATCGAAGCCGCTGCCATCACGGTGATCGTAGCCTTTGCGGTCATCCTGGGCTTTGTGCAGGAGTACCGGGCCGAGCGAGCCATCGACGCGCTGCGCAGGATGGCAGCCCCTTCGGCAACGGCGTTGCGTGGCGGCGAATGGATGGAGGTTCCGGCACGCGAGCTGGTCGGTGGCGATCTCATCGCGCTGAAGGCAGGCGATCGCGTTCCTGCCGATGCGAGGTTGATCCAGGTCACCAACCTCAAGACCGACGAATCGGCACTGACCGGAGAGTCGGTGCCCGTTGCCAAGCAGACGGTCGCGCTCGACGCGGACTTGGCGGTTGCCGATCGCACCAACTTGGCCTACTCGGGTTCATCGGTCACGTACGGACGCGGCCGCGCGCTGGTCGTTGCCACCGGCATGAGCACCGAATTCGGCAAGATAGCCCGGATGCTCGCAACGGTGGAATTGGGCCGCACGCCGCTGCAGGACAACCTCGATCGGGTGGGCCGTTCCTTGGCACGGGCGGGGCTGGGCGTGGTCGCTGCGATCGTGGTGCTGGGCGTGCTCCGAGGCAGCGCCTTCATCGAGATGCTGGTCTTCGGGGTCGCGCTTGCCGTGGCCGTAGTTCCCGAGGCCCTGCCCGCCGTGGTCACCATCTCGCTCGCCCTGGGAGTGCAACGCCTGGTCAAGCGCCACGCGCTCATGCGGCGCCTGCCCGCCGTCGAAACACTGGGTAGCACCACCATCATCTGCACCGACAAGACAGGCACCCTGACCAAAGATGAGATGACCGCGCGCAAGATCTGGGTGGACAGCGAGCTGATCGATGTGTCGGGCACAGGCTACGACCCCGCCGGATCCTTCGTGCGCGACGGCCAGCCGTTCGATCCCAGCGAGCCTCTCTTGGCGCTGCTCCGAGCAGGGGCGCTTGCATCCGACGCGGAGCTCGTCAGGCCTGCGCAAGAGCCACGTTGGACGCTGCGGGGGGATCCGACGGAGGGGGCGCTGGTGGTCGCGGCAGCCAAGGCGGGCCTGCACAAACCGGAGCTCGACGCTCGGTTTCCGCGCGAGGATGAGATCCCCTTCACTTCGGAAGCCAAGCGCATGACCACCCTGCATCGGGCACCCGACGGGCGGCTGGCATGCGCCAAGGGCGCGCCCGAGATCATCCTGTCGTCCTGCAGGCGAGTCGCTAGCGGTGCTGCCGTGGTGCCGCTGGACGATCAAACGCGCCAGCGGATCCTGACGGCTGCGCAGGACATGGCCGGTCAGGCGCTGCGCGTGCTGGCCGTCGCATCCAAGCCGGACGCCGAAATCCAGAGCGCCGCACAGGACATGACCTTTCTCGGCCTGGTCGGCATGATCGATCCCCCTCGTGACGAGGTACGAGACGCCCTTCGGACATGCCGAGAGGCGGGCATCGGCGTGCTCATGATCACGGGCGACCACCCGGTGACGGCCCAAGCGGTTGCTCGCGAGATCGGCCTGATCGGCAACGATGGCGGTCGCGCGGTTACCGGACCGGAGCTCGCCGAGATGAGCGACGAGACGCTCGAGCGCGAGATCGAGTCCATCCGGGTGTATGCGCGCGTGTCGCCGGTTCAGAAGCTGCGAATTGTCACTGCCCTGCAGCGCAGGGGTCACGTGGTGGGGATGACCGGCGACGGTGTCAACGACGCTCCTGCGCTCAAGAAGGCCGACATCGGCGTGGCCATGGGCATCACGGGTACGGATGTCACCAAAGAAGCGGCGGACATGAGCCTCACCGACGACAACTTCGCCTCGATCGTGGCTGCGGTCGAAGAGGGGCGCGGTGTCTTCGACAACATCAAGAAGTTCTTGGGCTACCTGCTGGCCTCGAACATCGGCGAGATCGGACTGGTCGGAGGCACGGCACTGCTCGGCATGCCGCTTCCACTAACGGCCGTCCAGATCCTCTATGTGAACCTGGCCACGGATGGGTTGCCAGCGATCGCGTTGTCGGTGGACCCACCGGACCAAGACCTGATGCGCCGGCCTCCGCGGACCAAGCAGTCCAGCATCTTCACTCGTCCCTTGCTGGCGCTGATGCTGGTCGCTGGGCTCTGGTCCACGGCCGTCAACATGGGCGTCTTCGTGTGGGCGCTGAAGAGCGGTCGCCCGGTTGACGACGCCATGACCTTGACTTTCGTCACCCTGGTCCTGATCCAGTTCTTCAAGGCGTACAACTTTCGCTCCGATCGCCATTCGGTAATGCGCCAGCCCTTCAACAACCGCTGGCTGAACCTGGCCATTGGCTGGGAGCTCGTGCTGCTGGGTCTGATCCTCTACCTGCCGGCGCTTCACACACCCTTCGGTACGTTCCCACTGAGCGGCTCGGACTGGACCCTGACCGCGTGCGCCTCGGCCACGATCGTCCCTGCCGTCGAGCTCGCGAAATGGACCATCGGACGCGTGTGGCCCGAGCCCGCTTCGGTCACCAGATAA